The region TGTACTCGGCCAGGTCCACCAGGCGGATCACCTTGGTGACCAGCTCGGGGTCGTGCCCGGCCGCGACCAGTTCGTCGCGTCCCATGTCCCCCTCCACGTAGTCGCGCAGCAGGCTGTCGAGCACCTCGTATGGCGGCAGCGAGTCGGTGTCGCGCTGGTCGGGCCGGAGCTCCGCGCTCGGCTCCTTGGTGATGGAGTTCTCCGGGATCGGCGGCCGCCCCGGCTGGGCGTTGCGCCACTCCGACAGCTTCCAGACGACGCTCTTCAGCACGTCCTTGATCGGCGCGTAGCCGCCGGCCGAGTCGCCGTACAGCGTGGAGTAGCCGGTGGCGAGCTCGCTCTTGTTGCCGGTGGTCAGCACGAGGTGGCCGTGCTCGTTCGACAGGCTCATCAGCAGCATGCCGCGCACCCGGGCCTGTAGGTTCTCCGCGGCCAGGCCGGTCAGTCCGATCTCTTTCTCGAACGCCGTGACGATGTCGGCGATCGGCACGACCTGCGCGTTCACCCCCTGGCGGCGCACCAGCTCCTCGGCGTCGGTGATCGAGTGGTCCGAGGAGTACCGCGACGGCATCAGCACCGCGTGGACCCGCTCGGGCCCGATGGCGTCGGCCGCGATCGTGGCGGTCAGGGCCGAGTCGATGCCGCCGGAAAGGCCGAGGATGACCGACGTGAAGCCGTTCTTCCGTACGTAGTCGCGCACTCCGGTCACCAGCGCCTGGTAGATCTCCGCGAGGTCGTCCAGCCGCTCGGCGACGACCGGGGGCTCCGGCTCGTACGGCTCGACCGGGGCGGCCGACAGCAGCACCCGTTCGACCGTGATGACCGTTCCGTCGTGGGCGTCGTAGGCGTGGGTGCTGGCGTAGGCGTGGGTGCCGGCGTAGGCCTCGTGACTCGGCTCGCCGAGCTCGCCGAGCTCACCCGTGGCCTCCGGCAGCTCCAGGTCGGTGACGAACAGCTCCTCCCGGAACTGGGACGCCCGGGCGACCAGCGCGCCGGAGGCGTCCACGACGAGGGAGTCGCCGTCGAAGACCAGCTCGTCCTGGCCGCCGACCATGTTCACGTACGCGAGGGCGCAGCCCGCCTCGCGGGCCCGCCGCGCGCACAGCTCCAGCCGCACGTCGTCCTTGTTCGTCTCGTACGGCGAGCCGTTGGGCACGACGAGGAGCCCCGCGCCCGCCTCGGCGACCACCGAGATTGGCCCGCCCTCCTGCCACAGGTCCTCGCACAGGGCCACCGCGACGTCCACGCCGTGCAGCCGGAAGATGGGCAGCCGGTCGCCGCGCACGAAGTAGCGGTACTCGTCGAACACCCCGTAGTTGGGCAGGTGGTGCTTGGCCGACTTCGCCACGACCCTGCCCCGGTACAGCACGGCGGCGGCGTCGAGCGGGGCGCCCTTCGGCTGCCCGACGCGGGGGGCGAGGTCGGCCCGGTCGAGATATCCCACGACGACGGGGAGATCTCCGAGCCCTTCATCGGCGAGCCGCGCCGCCACCTCGGACAGCGTCGCGATCGACGCCTCGGCGAACGACGACCGGAGCACCAGGTCCTCGGCCGGGTAGCCGGTCAGGAACATCTCGGGGAAGACGACGAGGTGCGCGCCGCGCCCGGCGGCCCGGCGGGTCCACTCGACGAGGGTCTCCGCGTTGCCGGCGACGTCTCCGACGACGGGATTGGTCTGGGCGAGAGCGATACGCAGTTGAGCCACGCCCCCACCCTAAGGCGTCCGGTTTTTTGTCGTCAAACTGACGATAAGGGGGGTTAGGCTCCGGGCGATCCCGGGCTGACCAGACCCCTCTCGTACGCGAGGACCACCAGCTGGGCGCGGTCGACCAGCCCCAGCCCGCGCAGCAGCGCCGTCACCTCGCCGGCCACCTCGCCTTCCGGCACGTCCAGGGTCATCGCGATCTGCCGGTTGGTGAAGCCCCGGGCGACGAGCTTGATCAGGTCGATGTCGGCGTCGGACAGACCCTCCGGCGCCGCCGGGTCGCGCCGCCCCGCGAAGGCGGAGATGAGGTGGGTCGTGACCGC is a window of Microbispora sp. NBC_01189 DNA encoding:
- a CDS encoding NAD+ synthase, which codes for MAQLRIALAQTNPVVGDVAGNAETLVEWTRRAAGRGAHLVVFPEMFLTGYPAEDLVLRSSFAEASIATLSEVAARLADEGLGDLPVVVGYLDRADLAPRVGQPKGAPLDAAAVLYRGRVVAKSAKHHLPNYGVFDEYRYFVRGDRLPIFRLHGVDVAVALCEDLWQEGGPISVVAEAGAGLLVVPNGSPYETNKDDVRLELCARRAREAGCALAYVNMVGGQDELVFDGDSLVVDASGALVARASQFREELFVTDLELPEATGELGELGEPSHEAYAGTHAYASTHAYDAHDGTVITVERVLLSAAPVEPYEPEPPVVAERLDDLAEIYQALVTGVRDYVRKNGFTSVILGLSGGIDSALTATIAADAIGPERVHAVLMPSRYSSDHSITDAEELVRRQGVNAQVVPIADIVTAFEKEIGLTGLAAENLQARVRGMLLMSLSNEHGHLVLTTGNKSELATGYSTLYGDSAGGYAPIKDVLKSVVWKLSEWRNAQPGRPPIPENSITKEPSAELRPDQRDTDSLPPYEVLDSLLRDYVEGDMGRDELVAAGHDPELVTKVIRLVDLAEYKRRQYPPGPKITPKNFGRDRRLPITNRWRERL